Proteins from a genomic interval of Kaistia defluvii:
- a CDS encoding DNA polymerase III subunit chi, giving the protein MTEVLFYHLQQQPLETLLPGLLEKSLERGWRVVVEAGSVERCEALDALLWTYGEDSFLPHGLWRDPDAAQHPVLITPEPGNPNGANVRFLVAGASAGDLSGYVRVVLMFDGNDPDALDAARASWKRVKAEGHDATYWQQSEQGRWQKKA; this is encoded by the coding sequence ATGACCGAAGTCCTGTTCTACCATCTGCAGCAGCAGCCGCTCGAAACGCTCCTGCCGGGACTGCTGGAGAAATCGCTGGAGCGCGGCTGGCGCGTCGTGGTCGAGGCGGGTTCGGTCGAGCGCTGCGAAGCGCTGGATGCGCTGCTTTGGACCTATGGCGAGGACAGCTTCCTGCCGCATGGCCTCTGGCGCGATCCCGACGCCGCGCAGCATCCGGTTCTGATCACGCCGGAGCCGGGCAACCCGAACGGCGCCAATGTCCGCTTCCTCGTCGCCGGCGCTTCGGCGGGCGATCTTTCCGGCTATGTCCGGGTCGTGCTGATGTTCGACGGCAACGACCCCGACGCGCTCGACGCGGCGCGCGCGTCCTGGAAGCGCGTCAAGGCCGAGGGCCATGACGCGACCTACTGGCAGCAATCCGAACAGGGCCGCTGGCAGAAAAAGGCGTGA
- a CDS encoding SurA N-terminal domain-containing protein, producing the protein MKFLLLPAFAIAMGLGSVGLPATASAQSAVRATVNDQPITSYDVGQRIKLMKLFRQPSGDKAVLNEMIDEVLLAQVATRRGMSVPDSMVEERFNGIAKQVKLPPAQFAKALASQGVQAETLRKFLRAQITGAMVVKAKARSIKVSEADVQAQIEKEGIQTETATIREFKLQQIVFVVPKGSSPGYVGQRQREAEAFRKRFSGCDNSLAQAKAMKGVVVLNMGRRDTTQIQGPAGDALKSAPVGGTLKPDVTERGVEVIAICEAKDIRSSAGVRAEIEEKLTAEQSKNVGKDFVAELRKDAKINYK; encoded by the coding sequence ATGAAATTCCTTCTTCTGCCGGCTTTCGCCATTGCTATGGGCCTGGGCTCGGTCGGCCTGCCCGCAACGGCTTCGGCGCAGTCCGCCGTGCGGGCCACCGTCAACGACCAGCCGATCACCTCCTATGACGTCGGCCAGCGCATCAAGCTGATGAAGCTTTTCCGCCAGCCGAGCGGCGACAAGGCCGTTCTCAACGAGATGATCGACGAGGTTCTGCTGGCCCAGGTCGCGACGCGACGCGGCATGAGCGTACCGGACTCGATGGTCGAGGAGCGCTTCAACGGCATCGCCAAGCAGGTAAAGCTGCCCCCGGCCCAGTTCGCCAAGGCGCTCGCCTCGCAGGGCGTGCAGGCCGAGACGCTGCGCAAATTCCTGCGCGCGCAGATCACCGGTGCCATGGTAGTGAAGGCCAAGGCCCGCAGCATCAAGGTCAGCGAAGCGGACGTACAGGCGCAGATCGAGAAGGAAGGCATCCAGACCGAGACGGCGACGATCCGCGAGTTCAAGCTGCAGCAGATCGTCTTCGTCGTGCCCAAGGGCTCCTCGCCGGGCTATGTAGGCCAGCGCCAGCGCGAGGCCGAGGCCTTCCGCAAGCGCTTCAGCGGCTGCGACAACAGCCTGGCCCAGGCCAAGGCGATGAAGGGCGTCGTCGTGCTCAACATGGGCCGCCGCGACACCACGCAGATCCAGGGCCCGGCCGGCGATGCGCTCAAGTCGGCTCCCGTCGGCGGCACCTTGAAGCCGGACGTTACGGAACGCGGCGTCGAGGTGATTGCCATCTGCGAAGCCAAGGATATCCGCAGCTCGGCCGGCGTGCGCGCCGAGATCGAGGAAAAGCTGACCGCAGAGCAGAGCAAGAATGTCGGCAAGGATTTCGTTGCCGAGCTCCGCAAGGACGCCAAGATCAATTACAAATAG
- a CDS encoding LptF/LptG family permease — MFRSPTLSLYFAKRFAKTALIIFIVVFVLMAFIDYLELARRAARREGFDAFLYLMVSLARVPNVIERALPFTILFAAIAAFVMANRQLELVVARASGVSAWQFLLPAGLVAVMIGVFATTIFNPVSTELKQRSILLANELAQNRMKLEAKSAPPAAPAPAPAQSMPEDVGSAPESSSDWTIWMRQTGREGSSIIGAKQSLDRGLSLVDASAFVFKTDGSLDHRIDASTADFEDGDWVFRNATVTRPGSRPAPQPEVRLPTDLNADQVSQRLADPETVSFWSLPELIEISKKSAVPSDAYEMQFQSLLAQPLLFLAMVFVAATVSLRFSRSRDLGQVILTGVAVGFVLYVVTELARGLGRSGVVSPMIAAWTPAIVATLLSVTVLLHREDG; from the coding sequence ATGTTCCGCAGTCCGACGCTCAGTCTCTATTTCGCCAAGCGCTTCGCCAAGACGGCGTTGATCATCTTCATCGTCGTCTTCGTGCTGATGGCTTTCATCGACTATCTCGAACTCGCCCGCCGCGCCGCGCGCCGCGAAGGGTTCGATGCGTTCCTCTACCTGATGGTGTCGCTGGCCCGCGTGCCGAACGTCATCGAAAGAGCCCTGCCCTTCACCATCCTGTTCGCCGCGATCGCCGCCTTCGTGATGGCCAATCGACAGCTCGAGCTGGTCGTCGCGCGCGCCTCTGGCGTCTCGGCCTGGCAGTTCCTGCTGCCGGCCGGCCTGGTGGCGGTGATGATCGGCGTCTTCGCGACCACGATCTTCAACCCGGTCTCGACCGAGCTGAAGCAGCGCTCGATCCTGCTCGCCAACGAGCTGGCGCAGAACCGGATGAAGCTGGAGGCGAAGTCGGCCCCACCGGCGGCCCCCGCCCCCGCTCCGGCCCAGTCCATGCCCGAAGATGTCGGCTCGGCACCCGAATCATCGTCCGACTGGACGATCTGGATGCGGCAGACCGGACGTGAGGGCTCGTCGATCATTGGCGCCAAGCAGAGCCTGGATCGCGGCCTTTCGCTCGTCGACGCGTCGGCCTTCGTGTTCAAGACCGACGGCTCGCTGGACCATCGAATCGATGCATCCACAGCTGATTTCGAGGACGGCGACTGGGTGTTCCGCAACGCCACCGTGACGCGTCCCGGCAGCCGTCCAGCGCCGCAGCCCGAGGTGCGGCTGCCCACCGATCTCAACGCCGATCAGGTCAGCCAAAGGCTGGCGGACCCTGAGACAGTCTCGTTCTGGTCCTTGCCGGAACTCATTGAAATTTCAAAGAAATCAGCAGTCCCGAGTGATGCGTACGAAATGCAGTTCCAGTCGCTGCTGGCCCAGCCGCTGCTCTTCCTCGCCATGGTTTTCGTGGCGGCCACGGTGTCGCTCCGGTTCTCCCGTTCCAGGGATCTGGGGCAAGTGATTTTGACTGGTGTCGCTGTGGGCTTCGTGCTTTATGTTGTCACGGAATTGGCGAGGGGATTGGGGAGGAGCGGCGTCGTGTCACCGATGATTGCCGCTTGGACTCCAGCCATCGTCGCCACCTTGTTAAGTGTCACAGTGCTTCTGCATCGGGAGGACGGATGA
- the lptF gene encoding LPS export ABC transporter permease LptF, producing the protein MKLIERYIFKRMFAAFLLSLCGLSGTVWLSQALRELDLITSKGQNFVTFFRVSSLIFPGLLLIVCPVALLIGAIYTFNQLNADSELVVINASGASQTRLLKPALSMGLITAIIVGSMSLYLVPLSLQAFRGLLTGINADLITSFVREGQFMELGNRLVFHVKDRKPDGTLEGIFIQDGRQPDQTSVYIANRGAVLKNPLGTFLIMQNGTIQQKSETNNSMSIIEFESYAFDLSTFGSRTSLPDYTASERSTLYLLSPNPNDPEYQKRPGAFLSELHDRLSAPLYALFFAILPVAALGQAQTTRQGRSLVVLGTIAIATGVRIGGLILASLAANDSRLIPALYALPLGFIVLSLIAVYSSFRFSASDSIASMATEFVQRIANRFRIGPRPSAGGRT; encoded by the coding sequence ATGAAGCTCATCGAGCGCTACATCTTCAAACGAATGTTCGCGGCGTTCCTGCTGAGCCTTTGCGGCTTGTCGGGCACCGTCTGGCTGAGCCAGGCCCTGCGCGAACTCGACCTGATCACCAGCAAGGGCCAGAACTTCGTCACCTTCTTCCGCGTGTCGAGCCTGATCTTCCCGGGCCTTCTCCTGATCGTTTGTCCCGTTGCCCTGCTGATCGGCGCGATCTACACCTTCAACCAGCTCAACGCCGATTCAGAGCTCGTCGTGATCAACGCCAGCGGCGCATCGCAGACGCGACTGCTGAAGCCGGCGCTGTCGATGGGGCTGATCACGGCGATCATCGTCGGCTCCATGTCGCTCTATCTGGTGCCGCTGTCGCTGCAGGCATTCCGCGGCCTGCTCACCGGCATCAATGCCGACCTGATCACCAGCTTCGTGCGCGAAGGCCAGTTCATGGAACTGGGCAACCGGCTGGTCTTCCATGTGAAGGACCGCAAGCCCGACGGCACACTGGAGGGCATCTTCATCCAGGACGGCCGCCAGCCCGACCAGACCTCGGTCTACATCGCCAATCGCGGCGCCGTGCTGAAGAACCCGCTCGGCACCTTCCTGATCATGCAGAACGGTACGATCCAGCAGAAGTCCGAGACCAACAATTCGATGTCGATCATCGAATTCGAATCCTACGCCTTCGATCTCTCGACCTTCGGTAGCCGCACCAGCCTGCCCGACTACACCGCGTCCGAACGCAGCACGCTCTATCTGCTGTCACCGAACCCCAACGATCCGGAATACCAGAAGCGCCCCGGCGCTTTCCTCTCCGAGCTTCATGACCGCCTTTCGGCGCCGCTCTACGCGCTCTTCTTCGCCATCCTTCCCGTCGCCGCGCTTGGCCAGGCCCAGACGACCCGGCAGGGCCGCAGCCTCGTGGTTCTCGGCACGATCGCGATCGCCACCGGCGTGCGCATCGGCGGCTTGATCCTCGCCAGCCTCGCGGCCAACGATTCGCGGTTGATCCCGGCGCTCTACGCGCTGCCGCTCGGTTTCATCGTGCTGTCGCTGATCGCGGTCTACAGCTCGTTCCGCTTCTCCGCCTCCGACAGCATCGCCTCGATGGCCACGGAGTTCGTGCAACGAATCGCCAATCGGTTCAGGATTGGTCCACGCCCATCGGCAGGGGGCCGGACCTAA
- the pdxA gene encoding 4-hydroxythreonine-4-phosphate dehydrogenase PdxA — MVDSASFRPLALTMGEPAGIGPDVTLAVWRERRERRLPPFYVLADPEALRGRAALMGLDIPIETMTADEAVDAFDRVLPVVALESPAVAAPGVPERSAARGVIEAIARAVGDVRAGLASALVTNPINKKALFDAGFQHPGHTEFLGMLSAAWSGSPAHPVMMLAGPGLRAVPATIHVPISVVPRMITEEMLIRTGRTIDHDMRRRFGIPAPRIAVAGLNPHAGEGGVMGTEDDAVIRPAVAALRAEGINAIGPLAPDTMFHADARARYDVALCMYHDQALIPTKTIAFAETVNVTLGLPFVRTSPDHGTAFDIAGTGKADISSLAAALRLADELARHEAEYRQHEHVAGVAS, encoded by the coding sequence ATGGTTGATTCCGCCTCGTTCCGGCCGCTTGCCCTCACCATGGGAGAACCGGCCGGCATCGGACCCGACGTCACCCTGGCCGTCTGGCGGGAACGACGCGAACGTCGCCTGCCGCCCTTCTACGTGCTGGCCGACCCAGAGGCACTTCGGGGTCGCGCCGCGCTGATGGGTCTCGATATCCCGATCGAGACCATGACGGCCGACGAGGCCGTCGACGCCTTCGACCGCGTTTTGCCGGTGGTGGCGCTGGAATCCCCGGCGGTTGCCGCTCCGGGCGTTCCCGAACGCAGCGCGGCGCGCGGCGTGATCGAGGCGATCGCGCGCGCCGTTGGCGATGTGCGCGCCGGACTGGCCTCCGCGCTCGTCACCAATCCGATCAACAAGAAGGCCCTGTTTGACGCGGGCTTCCAGCATCCGGGCCACACCGAGTTCCTGGGCATGCTGTCGGCCGCCTGGAGCGGGTCGCCCGCCCATCCGGTTATGATGCTGGCGGGGCCGGGACTGCGCGCCGTGCCCGCGACGATCCACGTTCCGATCTCGGTCGTGCCGCGCATGATCACCGAGGAAATGCTGATCCGCACCGGCCGCACCATCGACCACGACATGCGCCGCCGCTTCGGCATTCCGGCGCCCCGCATCGCGGTTGCCGGCCTCAACCCGCATGCCGGTGAAGGCGGCGTGATGGGCACCGAGGACGATGCGGTGATCCGCCCGGCCGTGGCGGCGCTTCGCGCCGAGGGCATCAACGCCATTGGCCCGCTCGCGCCCGACACCATGTTCCATGCCGACGCGCGCGCCCGCTATGACGTGGCGCTCTGCATGTATCACGACCAGGCGCTGATCCCGACCAAGACCATTGCCTTCGCCGAGACGGTGAATGTCACGCTGGGCCTGCCCTTCGTGCGCACCTCGCCGGACCACGGCACGGCGTTCGATATCGCCGGCACCGGCAAGGCTGACATTTCGAGCCTCGCGGCGGCCCTGCGCCTGGCCGACGAACTCGCACGCCACGAGGCGGAATACCGCCAGCACGAGCACGTCGCAGGCGTCGCTTCGTGA
- a CDS encoding LPS-assembly protein LptD encodes MSRAVRGLGALLVAATLGLGLTLTAPVDNAYAQSAPGTLGFGADNLPRPAKDAQMVLESDQLVYDYDKAAVAAVGKVKIYYDGYTLEADRVTYDQKNKKMRAEGRVKIVDRTGAVVTADTIDITDDFATGFVNALRLDTPTQTHFAAEKALRDQGKTTTFYRGVYTACEPCRERPEKAPIWQVKAARIIVDHNEHMVYFKRASLEFLGMPIAYFPAFSAPDPTIKRKSGFLFPSAGYKKTLGAFIQTPYFWALAPNYDLTLAPAVYTNQGFLADVEWRHRLEYGQYSLRMAGINQLNPNDFYDEGTRNSGVKDFRGGVKTEGEFYLNRYWTVGWDATLLSDRTFSRDYSLLSTNTDINVSNVHLTGISERNYFDARMLYFQVLTNDEDIKYDQGRQAIVHPVIDHSYLFDNSVLGGQLSIKSNLTSLSRDETDIVNNDGNGITVAEGVLNGQLQDDAHILGLSGNYNRLSSQVTWQRSMIGPLGMVFKPFGYLRGDGYYLNQDQIIAGLNDDGSYFRGMPAVGVEWRWPIMAAGLSSSFLFEPVAQMIVRPNEPMAGQLPNEDAQSLVFDDSSLFDWDKFSGYDRIEGGTRVNVGFRYLASIGQLATIQGVVGQSYQVAGENSFAVQDLTATGAVSGLETDVSDFVAGVTLDTGYGYFLTARGRFDNENLDVNRAELTATGKFGDLTASASYLFLREQPAIGNDSRTDTISGKASWQMTDTWRVFGSVAWDIEGDQLASSGIGIAYDDECTTFSIAYSEIRQDYTDLQTSKQLMVRLELRTLGGTKLHSDVGSLTSNNTSN; translated from the coding sequence GTGTCTCGCGCTGTTCGTGGCTTGGGTGCCCTGCTCGTCGCGGCAACGCTTGGCCTCGGCCTCACGCTGACGGCACCGGTCGACAACGCTTACGCGCAATCCGCACCCGGCACGCTCGGCTTCGGCGCCGACAACCTGCCGCGTCCTGCCAAGGACGCGCAGATGGTGCTGGAGTCCGACCAGCTGGTCTATGACTACGACAAGGCCGCCGTCGCGGCCGTCGGCAAGGTCAAGATCTACTATGACGGCTACACGCTGGAAGCCGACCGCGTCACCTACGACCAGAAGAACAAGAAGATGCGCGCCGAAGGGCGCGTAAAGATCGTCGACAGGACCGGCGCGGTCGTCACCGCCGATACGATCGACATCACCGACGATTTCGCCACCGGCTTCGTCAATGCGCTCCGGCTCGATACGCCGACGCAGACGCATTTCGCCGCCGAGAAGGCGCTGCGCGACCAGGGCAAGACCACGACCTTCTACCGCGGCGTCTACACCGCCTGCGAACCCTGCCGCGAACGCCCCGAAAAGGCGCCGATCTGGCAGGTGAAGGCCGCCCGGATCATCGTCGATCACAACGAGCACATGGTCTATTTCAAGCGCGCCTCGCTTGAATTCCTCGGCATGCCGATCGCCTATTTCCCGGCTTTTTCGGCGCCCGATCCGACGATCAAGCGCAAGAGCGGCTTCCTGTTCCCGTCCGCAGGCTACAAGAAGACCCTCGGCGCGTTCATCCAGACGCCCTATTTCTGGGCGCTGGCTCCGAACTACGACCTGACGCTGGCCCCGGCCGTGTACACCAACCAGGGCTTCCTGGCGGATGTCGAATGGCGACACAGGCTCGAATACGGCCAGTACTCGCTGCGCATGGCCGGCATCAACCAGCTCAACCCGAACGATTTCTACGACGAGGGAACCCGCAATTCCGGCGTCAAGGATTTCCGCGGCGGCGTGAAGACCGAGGGCGAGTTCTATCTCAACCGCTACTGGACCGTGGGCTGGGACGCCACGCTTCTCAGCGACCGGACCTTCAGCCGCGATTACAGCCTGCTGTCGACCAACACCGACATCAATGTCTCGAACGTCCACCTGACCGGCATCAGCGAGCGCAATTATTTCGATGCGCGGATGCTGTATTTCCAGGTTCTGACGAACGACGAGGACATTAAGTACGACCAAGGCCGGCAGGCGATCGTCCACCCGGTGATCGACCACAGCTACCTGTTCGACAATTCGGTTCTTGGCGGCCAGCTGTCGATCAAGTCGAACCTGACCAGCCTGTCGCGCGACGAAACCGACATCGTCAACAATGACGGCAATGGCATCACCGTCGCCGAAGGCGTGCTCAACGGCCAGCTCCAGGACGACGCGCACATTCTCGGCCTCTCGGGCAATTACAATCGCCTGAGCTCCCAGGTGACGTGGCAGCGCAGCATGATCGGCCCGCTGGGCATGGTCTTCAAGCCGTTCGGCTACCTCCGCGGCGACGGCTACTATCTCAACCAGGACCAGATCATCGCCGGCCTGAATGACGACGGAAGCTATTTCCGCGGCATGCCGGCAGTCGGCGTGGAATGGCGTTGGCCGATCATGGCCGCCGGCCTTTCCTCCAGCTTCCTGTTCGAGCCAGTCGCCCAGATGATCGTTCGCCCGAACGAGCCGATGGCAGGCCAGCTGCCGAACGAAGACGCGCAGAGCCTGGTGTTCGACGATTCCAGCCTGTTCGACTGGGACAAGTTCTCCGGCTATGACCGCATCGAAGGCGGCACCCGCGTCAATGTCGGCTTCCGCTATCTCGCCAGCATCGGCCAACTCGCCACCATTCAGGGTGTCGTCGGCCAGTCCTACCAGGTCGCGGGCGAAAACTCCTTTGCGGTTCAGGACCTGACCGCAACCGGCGCCGTCTCCGGCCTCGAGACGGATGTCTCGGACTTCGTCGCCGGCGTCACGCTCGATACCGGCTATGGCTACTTCCTGACGGCGCGCGGCCGCTTCGACAACGAGAACCTCGACGTCAATCGCGCCGAGCTGACGGCAACCGGCAAGTTCGGGGACCTCACAGCCTCCGCCTCCTACCTGTTCCTGCGCGAGCAACCCGCGATCGGCAACGATTCACGGACCGACACGATCAGCGGCAAGGCATCCTGGCAGATGACCGACACATGGCGCGTGTTCGGCTCGGTCGCCTGGGATATCGAGGGCGACCAGCTGGCATCCAGCGGCATCGGCATAGCCTATGACGACGAGTGCACGACCTTCTCGATCGCCTACAGCGAGATCCGTCAGGACTACACCGATCTGCAGACTTCCAAGCAGCTGATGGTGCGCCTGGAACTGCGGACTCTGGGCGGTACGAAGCTGCACAGCGACGTCGGATCGCTGACGAGCAACAACACCAGCAATTGA
- a CDS encoding MliC family protein — MNPLRPCLALALAFAVGTLATHAHAADLMPADAATVEPAAAEAAASAPAKSFAYHCADGTKVTARFSSPDQPDGFVDLTLADGKAVTLPQAVSADGGRYTKDDIEFWIKGNGATLTIAGKATTCETKD; from the coding sequence ATGAATCCCCTTCGCCCGTGCCTCGCTCTTGCCCTTGCCTTCGCTGTCGGGACGCTCGCGACCCACGCGCATGCGGCCGACCTGATGCCCGCCGATGCAGCGACCGTCGAGCCCGCCGCAGCCGAGGCCGCTGCCAGCGCGCCGGCCAAGAGTTTCGCCTATCATTGCGCCGACGGCACGAAGGTGACGGCCCGCTTCAGCTCGCCGGACCAGCCGGATGGCTTCGTCGATCTGACGCTCGCGGACGGCAAGGCCGTGACCCTGCCGCAGGCGGTCTCCGCGGATGGCGGACGCTACACGAAGGACGACATCGAGTTCTGGATCAAGGGCAATGGCGCGACGCTGACCATCGCCGGCAAGGCCACGACCTGCGAGACCAAGGACTAA
- a CDS encoding leucyl aminopeptidase, which translates to MSQNPAVSFHKSVSAESGTLVVLTDETLNFGPETSGLGIADLFRKAAGTADYKGKTLGTLDLLAPAGLRFDRLIVVGLGKAEELVEGDWSRLGGTIQGALRKGEQATLLAERPDGTPVSGEQLAEIGMGAVLRAYSFDRYKSGKNDKEGKDGDSGKASKAHVKLDIVGGEASKAKKAWVARSAIAEGAILARELVNEPANVLGPVEFAEKAAALEALGVTIETLTEKQMKKLGMRALLGVAQGSVRPPRLVAMHWNGNKSKDKPIAFVGKGVVFDTGGISIKPAGGMEDMKGDMGGAAAVVGLMHALASRKAKANVVGIIGLVENMPDGNAQRPGDIVEAASGVTIEIINTDAEGRLVLADALWYAQKTYEPKVIIDLATLTGAVLVALGSDHAGLFANDDALAAALSRAGEVTGEKVWRLPLGAAYDKLIESKFADIKNTGGRHAGSITAAQFIQRFIDDGVAWAHLDIAGTAMGSPQSEINRSWASGWGVRILDRLVADNYEG; encoded by the coding sequence ATGAGCCAAAACCCTGCCGTTTCTTTCCACAAATCTGTCTCGGCCGAGAGCGGAACGCTGGTCGTCCTGACCGACGAGACGCTGAATTTCGGCCCGGAGACGAGTGGATTGGGAATCGCCGATCTGTTTCGAAAGGCCGCAGGGACGGCAGATTACAAGGGCAAGACGCTCGGCACGCTCGACCTGCTCGCGCCAGCCGGCCTTCGCTTCGACCGGCTGATCGTCGTCGGCCTCGGCAAGGCGGAAGAACTTGTGGAAGGTGACTGGTCGCGCCTAGGCGGCACGATCCAGGGCGCGCTGCGCAAGGGCGAGCAGGCAACCCTGCTGGCCGAGCGGCCGGACGGAACGCCGGTCTCCGGCGAGCAACTGGCCGAGATCGGCATGGGCGCGGTGCTGCGGGCCTATTCCTTCGACCGCTACAAGAGCGGCAAGAACGACAAGGAAGGGAAGGACGGGGACAGCGGCAAGGCATCCAAGGCGCATGTGAAGCTGGATATCGTTGGCGGCGAGGCGAGCAAGGCGAAGAAGGCCTGGGTCGCGCGTTCGGCCATCGCGGAGGGCGCCATCCTGGCGCGCGAACTGGTCAACGAGCCAGCCAACGTGCTGGGACCGGTCGAGTTCGCGGAAAAGGCGGCAGCGCTCGAGGCGCTGGGCGTCACCATCGAGACCCTGACCGAAAAGCAGATGAAGAAGCTCGGCATGCGGGCGCTGCTCGGCGTCGCGCAGGGCTCTGTGCGTCCGCCGCGCCTGGTCGCCATGCACTGGAACGGCAACAAGTCCAAGGATAAGCCGATCGCCTTCGTCGGCAAGGGCGTCGTCTTCGACACCGGCGGCATCTCGATCAAGCCGGCCGGCGGCATGGAAGACATGAAGGGCGACATGGGTGGCGCCGCCGCCGTGGTTGGGCTGATGCATGCGCTGGCCTCGCGCAAGGCCAAGGCGAACGTCGTCGGCATCATCGGCCTCGTCGAAAACATGCCGGACGGCAATGCGCAGCGCCCCGGCGACATCGTCGAGGCCGCGTCCGGCGTGACGATCGAGATCATCAACACCGATGCCGAAGGCCGGCTCGTGCTCGCCGACGCGCTCTGGTACGCGCAGAAAACCTACGAGCCGAAGGTGATCATCGACCTGGCGACGCTGACCGGCGCGGTTCTCGTCGCGCTCGGCAGCGACCATGCCGGACTGTTCGCCAATGACGACGCGCTGGCGGCAGCCTTGTCCAGGGCCGGCGAGGTGACGGGCGAGAAGGTCTGGCGCCTGCCGCTGGGCGCTGCCTATGACAAGCTGATCGAATCGAAGTTCGCCGACATCAAGAACACGGGCGGCCGCCATGCCGGCTCGATCACGGCGGCGCAGTTCATCCAGCGCTTTATCGACGATGGCGTCGCCTGGGCCCATCTCGACATCGCCGGAACGGCCATGGGTTCGCCGCAGAGCGAGATCAACCGCTCCTGGGCTTCGGGCTGGGGCGTGCGCATCCTCGACCGCTTGGTCGCCGACAATTACGAAGGCTGA
- the gmk gene encoding guanylate kinase, with protein MSVAGNSPSRRGLMLVLSSPSGAGKSTIARHLMAEDKDIVLSVSVTTRARRPSEIDGVHYHFIDQATFNKLRDRGELLEWAEVHGNCYGTPRAPVEAWLTSGKDVLFDIDWQGADQVAKAMPEDLVRIFVLPPTMAELASRLVRRAEDAPDVIAKRLANARAEIQHWRDYDYVLINKDLQTSLEKAQAILYAERMRRARTTWLEGFVADLLQQE; from the coding sequence ATGTCGGTTGCCGGAAATTCCCCCTCGCGGCGTGGCCTGATGCTGGTCCTGTCCTCGCCCTCGGGCGCGGGCAAGTCGACCATCGCCCGTCACCTGATGGCGGAGGACAAGGATATCGTCCTTTCCGTCTCGGTGACGACGCGCGCGCGCCGGCCGAGCGAGATCGACGGCGTGCACTATCACTTCATCGACCAGGCGACCTTCAACAAGCTGCGCGACAGGGGCGAGCTGCTGGAATGGGCCGAGGTGCATGGCAATTGCTACGGCACGCCGCGCGCGCCGGTCGAAGCCTGGCTGACCTCCGGCAAGGACGTGCTGTTCGACATCGACTGGCAGGGCGCCGACCAGGTCGCCAAGGCGATGCCGGAAGATCTCGTCCGCATCTTCGTGCTACCGCCGACCATGGCCGAACTGGCATCGCGCCTGGTCCGCCGGGCCGAGGACGCCCCCGATGTCATCGCCAAGCGCCTGGCGAACGCCAGGGCCGAGATCCAGCACTGGCGCGACTATGACTACGTCCTGATCAACAAGGACCTCCAGACCTCGCTGGAGAAGGCGCAGGCCATCCTCTATGCCGAGCGCATGCGCCGCGCCCGCACGACCTGGCTCGAAGGGTTTGTGGCGGACCTGCTCCAGCAGGAGTAG
- the rsmA gene encoding 16S rRNA (adenine(1518)-N(6)/adenine(1519)-N(6))-dimethyltransferase RsmA encodes MKQLGQNFLLDLNLTGRIARAAGPLAGVTVIEVGPGPGGLTRALLAEGAEKVIAIERDRRCLDALAEIAAHYPGRLEVIEGDAMQVDMSKLATGRVRIAANLPYNIGTPLLLGWLQSEPWPPFYEKMTLMFQREVAERIVATPEDDAYGRLGVICGWRSEARILFDISPKAFTPPPKVVSSVVEIVPRQTPLECSRAKLERVTAAAFGQRRKMLRQSLKSLGTDPLPLLAAAGIVETARAEEIDVAGFVRLANALP; translated from the coding sequence ATGAAGCAACTCGGCCAGAATTTTCTGCTCGATCTGAACCTGACGGGCCGAATCGCGCGCGCCGCCGGCCCGCTGGCCGGCGTGACGGTGATCGAGGTGGGGCCGGGACCTGGCGGGCTGACGCGCGCCTTGCTCGCGGAAGGCGCCGAAAAGGTCATCGCCATCGAGCGTGATCGCCGCTGCCTCGATGCGCTCGCCGAAATCGCCGCGCATTATCCCGGCCGCCTCGAGGTGATCGAAGGCGACGCGATGCAGGTCGACATGTCGAAGCTGGCGACGGGCCGCGTGCGGATCGCCGCCAACCTACCCTACAATATCGGCACGCCGCTGCTGCTCGGCTGGCTGCAAAGTGAGCCGTGGCCGCCCTTCTACGAGAAGATGACGCTGATGTTCCAGCGCGAGGTCGCGGAACGGATCGTCGCCACGCCGGAGGACGACGCCTATGGCCGCCTCGGCGTGATCTGCGGTTGGCGTAGCGAGGCGCGCATCCTGTTCGACATTTCGCCCAAGGCGTTCACGCCGCCGCCCAAGGTGGTGTCGTCGGTGGTCGAGATCGTCCCGCGCCAGACGCCGCTGGAATGCAGCCGGGCGAAGCTGGAGCGCGTCACGGCCGCCGCCTTCGGCCAGCGCCGCAAGATGCTGCGGCAGAGCCTGAAGAGCCTCGGCACCGATCCGCTGCCGCTGCTGGCGGCCGCCGGCATCGTCGAGACGGCCCGCGCCGAAGAAATCGACGTCGCCGGCTTCGTCCGCCTCGCCAACGCGCTGCCCTGA